The sequence below is a genomic window from Hyalangium ruber.
TGGCCAAGCAGTACTTCTGGCACCGCTTCTTCAGCCACCAGCCGGACCTGAACTACGACAACCCCGAGGTTCAGGAGGCCATGCTGGATGTCATGCGCTTCTGGCTGAACATGGGGGTGGACGGGTTCCGCTGCGACGCGGTGCCCTACCTCTTCGAGCGCGAGGGCACCAACTGCGAGAACCTCCCGGAGACGCACGCCTTCCTCAAGCGGCTGCGGAAGACGATCGACACCGAGTACCCGAACAAGATGTTGCTGGCCGAGGCCAACCAGTGGCCCGCGGACGTGCGCGTCTACTTCGGAGACGGTGACGAGTTCCACATGGGCTTCCACTTCCCGGTGATGCCCCGCCTCTTCATGGCCGTGCGCAAGGAAGACCGCACGCCCATCGTCGAGATCCTCCAGCAGACGCCGGAGATTCCGGACAACTGCCAGTGGGCCATCTTCCTGCGCAACCACGACGAGCTGACGCTGGAGATGGTGACGGACGAGGATCGCGACTACATGTACCGCGAGTACGCGATGGATCCCCGGATGCGCATCAACCTCGGCATCCGGCGCCGGCTCGCGCCGCTGATGGACAACGGCCGGCGGCGGATTGAGCTGATGCACAGCCTGCTCTTCACCCTGCCCGGCACGCCCGTCATGTACTACGGCGACGAGATCGGCATGGGGGACAACATCTACCTGGGCGATCGCAACGGCGTGCGCACGCCCATGCAGTGGACCAGCGACCGCAACGCGGGCTTCAGCCGGGCCGACGGGGCGCGCCTGTACGCGCCCGTCATCGGCGATCCCGTGTATGGCTACCAGGCCATCAACGTGGAGGCGCAGGACCGCATCAAGACGTCGCTGCTGCACTGGGTGAAGCGGCTCATCAAGGTGCGCCAGCGCTACCCGGCCTTCGCGCTGGGCAAGCTGCGCTTCGTCAACCCGGATAACCGCCGCGTGCTGGCCTTCACCCGCGAGCACGAGGGCCAGACGATCCTGATCATCTGCAACCTCTCGCGTTTCGCGCAACCGGCGGTGGTGGATCTGCGAGACTGGGAGGGCTACGTGCCCGTGGAGCTGATGGGCGAGACGCCGTTTCCTCGCATCTCGTCGATGCCCTATCAGCTGTCCCTGGGCCCCTACATGTTCCTGTGGTTCCGTTTGGAGAAGCCCGTGCCGGGAAGGACGATCGCGTGACGCCTGTCGATCTCACGAAGCTGCCCGACTACCTCAAGCAACAGCGCTGGTTCAGCGGCAAGGCGTGGCCCATCAAATCCGTCTCGGTGGTGGACCACGCCACCCTGGACTTCGGCCCGTGCGCCTTCAGCCTCGCGATCGTGGAGGTGCAGTACGAGCTGGGCCACCCGGAGCGCTACCTGCTGCCCGTCAAGCCCTCCGCGGACGGCATCCAGGACGCGCTGGATGACGTCGAGTGCCTGCGCGCCCTGTTCCAGCTCATC
It includes:
- the treS gene encoding maltose alpha-D-glucosyltransferase — encoded protein: MEQDPLWYKKALIYELHIRAFHDSNGDGHGDIPGLIEKLPYLEDLGVDCLWLLPHYPSPLRDDGYDIADFYGIHPDYGTLADFQRLVEAAHQRNIRIITELVVNHTSDQHPWFQESRRDPKSPKRNWYVWSDADDRYQGTRIIFLDTERSNWTWDPVAKQYFWHRFFSHQPDLNYDNPEVQEAMLDVMRFWLNMGVDGFRCDAVPYLFEREGTNCENLPETHAFLKRLRKTIDTEYPNKMLLAEANQWPADVRVYFGDGDEFHMGFHFPVMPRLFMAVRKEDRTPIVEILQQTPEIPDNCQWAIFLRNHDELTLEMVTDEDRDYMYREYAMDPRMRINLGIRRRLAPLMDNGRRRIELMHSLLFTLPGTPVMYYGDEIGMGDNIYLGDRNGVRTPMQWTSDRNAGFSRADGARLYAPVIGDPVYGYQAINVEAQDRIKTSLLHWVKRLIKVRQRYPAFALGKLRFVNPDNRRVLAFTREHEGQTILIICNLSRFAQPAVVDLRDWEGYVPVELMGETPFPRISSMPYQLSLGPYMFLWFRLEKPVPGRTIA